CGAAATTGTCTTAGACGGCCCTACACTCTAATAAATTAACAGAAGCTCTCGAATCGGTAGTGCTATCAGATGCAATCCATCTACACCCAAAGAATAAACCATTCCAGCCGTTGGAAAATGAGTTCTTGAACAAAATCGAAATATTTCCCAGGTTACCCTAGTAAACTCATGAAGCAAATAGGAACAAGAAAAGACTATTGGAATTTGTGTAAAATCAAAATCTCTGATTCTGAATATCGAATGTCCGATTGAGCTTAAACTGTAAGTATAATTTAACCTTATGTCAAGCACATACAAGAATGGACATAACCTCCAACACGCTGTTGTCTTCCAATTCAAATCAATCCTATTGATATTGAGACGTTGCATTCAGAATAGCCTTGCAGATATCAGGACCTTTTCAGACACGCAACAACTAAAATCGCAGCCTGTTCTTTCTGTTTCGGAAACGGAACTTTGGAACATTGACGATAATGAAACTGAATGGATTTTAACTGCCGGTAAAATTGAGAACCTGCGTCAGGCTGTAAAAAGGCTTAATGGTGTGGAAGTACAGGCACGCAGGATTTTTAGCTTTTGGAAGCATCTCGGATACCCTAGCGCCAGAAGAGGCTATGTTTTGGGGAGGGAGATTCGAGAAGGTTGTATAGTTCCAACAGTCGCTGGCGGAATTTGCCAACTCTCAAACGCCCTTTATGATGCTGCGTTAAAAGCAAATTTTGAAATCGTCGAACGGCATCGGCACACAAAAGTCATCAAGGGATCATTGGCAGAACGTGACAGAGATGCAACGGTTAAGTGGAATTATATTGATTTGCGTTTCAAGTCCGACTACCCGTTCAGAATTGAAGTCGAACTGACAAGAGACAAGTTGATTGTAAAATTCAGAGGTGAAAGAAAGCACACACTGATTACAGAAAGCAATTCGAAAAACACGTTCCCTGCATCAAAACTGAATGACTGCTACTCATGTGGTAATTCGGAGTGTATCAAGTATACGGGCCTACCACAGTTAAAATTTCAAAAATCAAATGCGGCTTTTATACTGGATGAGAAATGGAGCGAATTCAATGATTATGTAAACACGATTTCCAGGGAGGAAGACCTCTTTATCCTTCCACATCCGAAGAGTTACATTCGGACAAGTCGTTTCTCCTGGACTATTGAAAATCCAAAAACAGTAAAATCTTTTTGGATCCTTACATTACAAAGAGCATTATGGACCCGGTTCAGTTTTAATGGGTCGAGAAATATCTTTTCATTGATGCTTAAATTTGATAAGAGGATCGCTCGCTCGGTGGCCAAGAAAATTCCCCTAACTGTCACGCACCTGATTGTGTCGCAAAATTTATTGCCCTTTCTGTGGGAACAAGGCGTTTTCGGAGGGCGGACATTTGACGTGCTAATGATACGTCAGCCGTTGGAAAATCTGCACTTGAGATTGGACCAAGCGTATAAGAACTTTCCTGAAAGTAAGACTTTGAATGATTTTAGGGCCTCACAAGCATTGGTTGATTTTGAAAATGAGGCGTTAACAAGTGCTCGTAGCATAATTACTCCTCACGAAGAAATAGCTAAGATCTTTATTAATAAATCAGTCAAGCTGCAATGGAATCTGCCGAAGAAAGCAACGAATAGTGATGTAAAAGGGTCCAAAATACTCTTCCCTGCTTCTGCATTAGCAAGAAAAGGGGCATATGAAATAAGACGTCTCGCAAAAGAACTTAACTTTTCTATTGTGTTGGTGGGTAAGGCATTGGAAGACGAGAATTTTTTCAATGGTATTGAAACGGAGTTCGCAGGTAAGAACCCGTTTGACAATGTTAAGCTGGTTATTTATCCGGCCTATATAATGCATAACCCAAAGCCCCTGTTAGAGGCTTTGGCAAGAGATATTCCGGTCATAACTACTACCGCCAGTGGCCTTTCGCCTTCAAAAAACCTGATTATGGTTCCGATAGGTGACTACCAAACTTTAAAACATGCGGTCATCTGTGAGTTAACAAAAGGAGCCCATTAAGACGTAAAAGAAAACCTAAAATCGGTGCTAAGTTCTAACGGGTTCTTAATATAGCCGCGAGCGAGTAAATCTTATCGGGGACATAATCCCTAGTCAATCCAATCATAAGATTTAGTAACTGCCTTTTTCCAGCCCTTGTAAAACCCTGCCCGTTTTTCCTCTTCCATATTCGGATTCCAGGTATGGGCGATCGCCCAGTTCTTGGTCAATTCATCTGTATTTTTCCAATAACCAACAGCCAGTCCGGCGGCATAGGCAGCTCCCAATGCGGTTGTTTCGGCCACTGCCGGCGATACTACCTGCGTATTGAGAATGTCGGATTGAAATTGCATAAGCAACTGATTAGCTACCATACCGCCATCAACCCGAAGTGATGAAAGCTCAATTCCGGAATCCTGCTCCATGGCGCGGACAACATCCAACGTCTGATATGCCGATGCTTCCAAAACTGCCCGCGCGATATGACCTTTATTCACATATCTGGTGAGTCCGGCGATAACACCTCTCGCATCGTTCCGCCAGTACGGCGCGTAAAGTCCGGAGAATGCAGGCACGAAATAGGCACCGCCATTATCTTCCACCGTTCTCGCAAGTTCTTCAATATCACTGCTTTTTTGAATCAGCCCGAGATTGTCGCGAACCCATTGTACCAATGCGCCGGTAACTGCTACGCTACCTTCCAGGGCATATTGAACGGGTTGTTTGCCAAACTGATACGCAATGGTGGTAAGCAACCCGTTTTCAGAGGTTTTCAGCTCATTACCGGTATTCATCACCAGGAAACAGCCGGTACCGTACGTGTTTTTGGCCATACCCGGCTCGAAACAGGTTTGGCCGACGAGGGCAGCGTGCTGATCGCCCAGATCGCCTGCTACCGGAACTCCGGGTAATATTTCATTGGTTACGTGTCCATAAATTTCGCTGCTGCTTTTAATGGTCGGTAGCATGATTTCCGGAATATTGTAGGCGGTCAGCATACTTTTGTCCCAGCGTAAGGTCCGCAGGTTCATGAGTTGCGTGCGACTTGCATTGGTGACGTCGGTTACATGGATGCCGCCATGGATTCCCCCTGTGAGGTGCCAGATCAGGAAGGTGTCAATGTTGCCAAAGAGTGCTTCTCCCCTTTCCGCATCGGCGCGGATCCCTTCTACATTTTCGAGCAGCCATTTTAATTTGAGACCGCTGAAATAAGTGGAAACAGGCAGGCCGGTAATGTCCCTGAACTGGTTCAAACCGCCTTCCTTTTCATATTTCGCGACAAGCTCGGTAGTCCTGGTATCCTGCCATACTAATGCATTATAGTAAGGTTTGCCGGTCCTTTTGTTCCAGACAACCGTTGTTTCTCTTTGATTTGTAATACCAATCGCAGCAATGTCCGCAGCGGTCGCAGACACATTGATCCTTGCAATGGCGATTACTTCCAGCGTATTTTTCCATATTTCCGTCGGATTGTGCTCTACCCAGCCTGGATGCGGATAAATTTGTTCGTGTTCCTTTTGCCCTACCGAAACGATATTTCCCTCGTGGTCAAAAAGTATGCAACGGGTACTGGTCGTTCCCTGATCAATGGCGGCTACGTATTTGGACATATGGTACTATGATTGGCTTTTATTTGGAATAAAGGCAGTAAGTAGGGAAAATTAACCGTCCGGGACAAACGAGGTCTTGATTTATTCTTCGAAAATATTTTTAGGAGGAGAAAACCATCATTCAACTATATTTATAGCCATTCAATTACGATTTGCACACCTCCCGATCATGAAAATAAAAAAGGTCAAAAGAATCATCGCGGTACTTGCCGGCCTTCTGCTCCTTTTTTTAGTCCTCGATTTTATTTTTCCTTTTCAACCCAGGATCCGGTACGCGACCCAGGTTACCGATCAGAAAGGGAATGTGATCCATGCTTTTTTGAACAAAGAGGATAAATGGAGGCTATATTCGACTGTTTCCGAAATTACGCCATTGCTCCGAAAAACGCTCATTTACAAGGAGGACCAGTACTTTTATTATCATCCGGGGGTCAATCCGATGGCCATTGTACGGGCTGCGACACGCAATATTTTTTCGGGAAAAAGAACATCAGGTGCTTCTACGATCACGATGCAGGTAGTGAGGTTGATCGAACCGCGGCGCAGAACTTATTTCAATAAATTTGTAGAAATCGCCAGGGCTTTTCAGCTGGAATTACATTATTCCAAAGACGAGGTATTGCAGTTGTACCTCAATCTTGTGCCTTATGGAGGTAACATTGAAGGCATTAAAGCTGCATCGCTACTCTATTTCGGCAAACCGCCACAACTGCTGAGCCTTTCGGAGATCACGGCATTGACCATTGTACCAAACCGTCCGTCGAGCCTAAGACCGGGAACAAGGAACGAGGCTTTGAAAATAGCAAGAAATGAATGGTTGTTACGGTTTGAAAAAGAAGGGTTATTTGAAAAAAACGTTATTCAGGATGCTCTGAATGAACCCTTGCTAGTGCGACGCTTACGGGCTCCCCGGCAGGCACCCCATTTGTCGCAGCGACTCATGCAGCAGTACCCCGACGAACCGGTTATCCGGACCACACTAAAAATCCAGGTTCAGAACCAGATTGAAGAGCAGGTTAAAAACTACATTAACAGGCTGAAAACGATGAACATTCACAATGCATCGGTTCTGGTGGTTAATAATGAAACTATGGAAGTGGAGGCATACGTTGGCTCTGCGGATTTTAATAATCCATTCGATGGGGGGCAGGTAGACGGTGTCCGGGCGGTGCGATCTCCCGGAAGTGCATTGAAACCATTATTATACGCTACTGCTTTTGACAAAGGTATTATTACCCCAAAAACCGTTTTGAATGATGTTCCCGGCAACTTCGCTGGCTATGAACCGGAAAACTTTGACAAGCATTTCAATGGTGCGGTGACGACGGAGTTCGCATTGGCCAATTCGCTGAATATCCCGGCAGTGAAGGTGTTGAAGGATATTAGTACCCCGGTACTAGTTGATAAATTGAGAAAAGCGGGCTTTAAAACCATTGATAAGCAGGCAAAAGGCCTGGGACTGTCCATGATCCTGGGCGGCTGCGGGGTAACATTGGAGGAACTGACACGACTTTTTGCAGGATTTTCAAATGAAGGAAAATTGAGAAGTTTGCGATACAGCTCTTTCAATCCTGTCGATAAAAAAGGAGCGGCCATTGTTTCCGGCGAAGCGGCTTATCTGGTCACGAACATTCTCACACAGATTACCCGGCCCGATCTTCCTACCAATTTTGCCAATACATACCATTTGCCCAAAATTGCCTGGAAAACAGGTACTTCCTATGGCAAGCGGGATGCATGGAGCATTGGTTATAACCGCAGATATACGATAGGCGTGTGGGTAGGTAACTTTTCAGGCGAAGGCGTGCCGGAACTCAGTGGTGCCAATACCGCTACACCATTGTTATTCTCGATTTTTAACTCATTAGACTACAACTCGCCAAAAGGCTGGTACAAATCCCCGGCCAATATTGCTGTCCGTAATGTGTGCCC
The genomic region above belongs to Dyadobacter pollutisoli and contains:
- a CDS encoding VanW family protein; the encoded protein is MRRCIQNSLADIRTFSDTQQLKSQPVLSVSETELWNIDDNETEWILTAGKIENLRQAVKRLNGVEVQARRIFSFWKHLGYPSARRGYVLGREIREGCIVPTVAGGICQLSNALYDAALKANFEIVERHRHTKVIKGSLAERDRDATVKWNYIDLRFKSDYPFRIEVELTRDKLIVKFRGERKHTLITESNSKNTFPASKLNDCYSCGNSECIKYTGLPQLKFQKSNAAFILDEKWSEFNDYVNTISREEDLFILPHPKSYIRTSRFSWTIENPKTVKSFWILTLQRALWTRFSFNGSRNIFSLMLKFDKRIARSVAKKIPLTVTHLIVSQNLLPFLWEQGVFGGRTFDVLMIRQPLENLHLRLDQAYKNFPESKTLNDFRASQALVDFENEALTSARSIITPHEEIAKIFINKSVKLQWNLPKKATNSDVKGSKILFPASALARKGAYEIRRLAKELNFSIVLVGKALEDENFFNGIETEFAGKNPFDNVKLVIYPAYIMHNPKPLLEALARDIPVITTTASGLSPSKNLIMVPIGDYQTLKHAVICELTKGAH
- the pbpC gene encoding penicillin-binding protein 1C, which gives rise to MKIKKVKRIIAVLAGLLLLFLVLDFIFPFQPRIRYATQVTDQKGNVIHAFLNKEDKWRLYSTVSEITPLLRKTLIYKEDQYFYYHPGVNPMAIVRAATRNIFSGKRTSGASTITMQVVRLIEPRRRTYFNKFVEIARAFQLELHYSKDEVLQLYLNLVPYGGNIEGIKAASLLYFGKPPQLLSLSEITALTIVPNRPSSLRPGTRNEALKIARNEWLLRFEKEGLFEKNVIQDALNEPLLVRRLRAPRQAPHLSQRLMQQYPDEPVIRTTLKIQVQNQIEEQVKNYINRLKTMNIHNASVLVVNNETMEVEAYVGSADFNNPFDGGQVDGVRAVRSPGSALKPLLYATAFDKGIITPKTVLNDVPGNFAGYEPENFDKHFNGAVTTEFALANSLNIPAVKVLKDISTPVLVDKLRKAGFKTIDKQAKGLGLSMILGGCGVTLEELTRLFAGFSNEGKLRSLRYSSFNPVDKKGAAIVSGEAAYLVTNILTQITRPDLPTNFANTYHLPKIAWKTGTSYGKRDAWSIGYNRRYTIGVWVGNFSGEGVPELSGANTATPLLFSIFNSLDYNSPKGWYKSPANIAVRNVCPASGDIPSEFCEHQIPDQYIVGISAYRKCQHLRWVFTDPAGKISYCTYCLPESGYEKRAFPNLAPELIAFNELQKIPYQKIPQHNPDCERVFHEGAPLIVSPNMGSEYYIRKDEPQQIQLACQTANDVEEVFWYINDKLTKKAPPHEGVFINPPLGRVKISCSDDKGRNSDIWIVVKRM
- the glpK gene encoding glycerol kinase GlpK yields the protein MSKYVAAIDQGTTSTRCILFDHEGNIVSVGQKEHEQIYPHPGWVEHNPTEIWKNTLEVIAIARINVSATAADIAAIGITNQRETTVVWNKRTGKPYYNALVWQDTRTTELVAKYEKEGGLNQFRDITGLPVSTYFSGLKLKWLLENVEGIRADAERGEALFGNIDTFLIWHLTGGIHGGIHVTDVTNASRTQLMNLRTLRWDKSMLTAYNIPEIMLPTIKSSSEIYGHVTNEILPGVPVAGDLGDQHAALVGQTCFEPGMAKNTYGTGCFLVMNTGNELKTSENGLLTTIAYQFGKQPVQYALEGSVAVTGALVQWVRDNLGLIQKSSDIEELARTVEDNGGAYFVPAFSGLYAPYWRNDARGVIAGLTRYVNKGHIARAVLEASAYQTLDVVRAMEQDSGIELSSLRVDGGMVANQLLMQFQSDILNTQVVSPAVAETTALGAAYAAGLAVGYWKNTDELTKNWAIAHTWNPNMEEEKRAGFYKGWKKAVTKSYDWID